In Streptomyces seoulensis, the following are encoded in one genomic region:
- a CDS encoding NAD(P)-dependent oxidoreductase, translating to MRLTVFGATGGVGGEIVRQALDAGHEVTAVVRDPARLTSTGERLRVVEADLSDPEALRAAVAGRDAVLSGLGARSRRAAGVTARLTRAVLAAMAAEDVRRLVIVSAAPVGPAAEDDGPLDRALRSVVSAVLKDVYTDLRETEAELARSTAEWTSVRPPRLLDRPLTGRYRTVVGGFPRAGRAIGRADVAHAMLAAVGDPATVRQGVGVAY from the coding sequence ATGAGGCTGACCGTGTTCGGCGCCACCGGCGGGGTGGGCGGCGAGATCGTCCGGCAGGCCCTGGACGCCGGACACGAGGTGACGGCCGTCGTCCGGGACCCCGCCCGGCTCACCTCCACCGGGGAGCGGCTGCGCGTGGTCGAGGCCGACCTGTCGGACCCGGAGGCGCTGCGCGCGGCCGTCGCGGGCCGGGACGCGGTCCTGTCGGGGCTGGGGGCGCGCTCCCGCAGGGCCGCGGGCGTCACCGCCCGGCTGACCCGCGCGGTGCTGGCCGCGATGGCGGCGGAGGACGTACGCCGGCTGGTGATCGTCAGCGCCGCCCCGGTGGGCCCGGCCGCCGAGGACGACGGCCCGCTGGACCGCGCGCTGCGGTCCGTGGTGTCGGCCGTCCTCAAGGACGTCTACACGGACCTGCGCGAGACGGAGGCGGAGCTGGCCCGCAGCACCGCCGAGTGGACCTCGGTACGCCCGCCGCGCCTGCTCGACCGGCCCCTGACCGGCCGCTACCGCACGGTGGTCGGCGGCTTCCCGCGCGCCGGCCGGGCCATCGGCCGCGCGGACGTGGCGCACGCGATGCTGGCGGCGGTCGGTGACCCGGCGACGGTCCGGCAGGGCGTCGGTGTGGCGTACTAG